The genomic window cgtacactatcatacttgagtggcccgCCTGGGAGAAAATGTGCCCCCACACATGTACACATTCttagaaagctggctatgcctgtgttaggtatgatcatcaaattttcaagtaggatatttcacattgaaattgttttgtttagaaaggtaatttaacttaaaaaatgaggggtcaaccatgtctgtagggacaaaaattagcaaagttatgggcaaatgtattttttccaaattctgtgaccatcaaTGACAGAACCTTACAATGAATTACTTGcaactgtacaaaaaagcaagtaccgGGTACAATTTTTCAGCACGGCAATCCATTTTACAGAAAatagattttatttgaaaaaaaattactatcactgtatgataacttctgtatcaaggtATACCAAAcgacactttttgactttctacgtaaagtttctggtgtccaaatttcaaattgttgTATTTTCCtctggggattacacagttaagcatttctgtggtcacaagtagGAGTAGAAGGAGGCCCTCTATAATAAACAATGTGGGCATACCTAACTCTGTAAATTGTGACAGTTGATACTTACCTTTACTGTGCCTGTGGATACACTCCAAATTATatttgttctttttatttatttcagttgAAACAAAACCTAGTGTCGCCATCCAACACATGACGATGAATTGTAGCTGATGATAGCCAAATATATATGACTTCATAATGTTGACAATGGAAAGAACTTGGATCACAGTGATTTTACTATGTTTCTGCCTTGATTTGTATTTAGCAGTACCAGCTAAAACAAAACCACCTATGCCTAAAACACCTGCTCTTCTAAAAGGTGAAGCTACTTCACCCAATACACCCACAAACAAGAAAGTAACTGAACCTGTAGAAAGAACTCCTAGCAAACCTCCAGATCTTGTCACAGGTCTGCCTACTGAACCACCGCCCAACTTGATATCAGTGCCTACAACAGCTATTAATAGGACTACAGCTAATTATACTAGTCCATCTGTCAACTCATCAGCACCTAATGATACACAATCAGTTACTACTCAACTGGCACCTGTACCTACAAACAATACAAGAACAGTAAGTCACTTCATGCGTAccatcatatgtgacacgatctgatccatgtAGGCTAAAGGTGGaaatttgagatataggcaaaagtaTTGAGTATTTACAATAAAATacgtcataagaaaatagacatcaccaCACTTTAGAACTTaacaaccaagtatgctagatgtttgttgttttcagtatgatagctttgtataaggtaataattacctcctttggcctccatagaccagatcgtgtcacataaacAGTGGTGGTGCCAGGGGGAAATATTCCCAGTCAGAACTTttgccacccccacccccccagttgcctccccagtaaaaacccaaaattacaaaaaaaatccacttttttctgcaatattgcgcaaaatttgttgcttTTGCCCCCTCCTGGAATTCACAATCCCCCTGCCCCGCTGCTTATTTATATATGAAAGGGGAAGTTAAATGTTTTCTATTCTTTAttgatccccctatagcaacattacatggaagagtctggcccaatcgcctatgaaagagagatgggcactccaatCACTGTttcaggatcgtctcctttatttttttttacttattattattactaaCGGGATGCCCACGCACTGCATGGGCCACTGCTCCTAAGCTCCTGCTAGCTGAGTAAATGGGAGCTTCAGCAATCACTACAATGGGAAGAATCACTGAGCGAACATGtgacataatacatgtatatttttgtttatgtaTGGTATGGTAATTTCATCATTCCCCACACTCCTACACACACCAAGATAAAAGTGATTTAagatcaagaaaaatataaaagaatatactaCTGTCAGCATGAAGActtaaattttaatgaaaaattagttttttacatcatttgtcAGATACTTGATACTAAAGTAGCTCAAACAACTTCCAACATGTTGTCATCTCTGTAGATTACTTCAATAAAGTTTACTAATATTGTTCTTATTATTTAATGGCATCTATATAGAGTGCTGCTGTTGTGCCTGTGGAAAATGGAGCTATACTAACAACTGCTGCACCAGGAACTCAACCTTTGGCACCAGAACAACCCCAAAGCGAACAACCTCCTCCATCACCAGCACTGTCAACAGCACCAGCTCAAATACCTACAACACTAGTACCAGAACATTCAACCTTGCCTACAGTggcaacaacaacgacaacaacaaagACAACAACACTGCCAACAACAACAAAGACAACAACAGTGCCAACAACAACAAAGACAACAACActaccaacaacaacaaagacAACAACTTTGCCAACAACAACAAAGACAACAACACTACCAACAACACCAAAGACAACAACACTACCAACATCAACAAAGACAACAACActaccaacaacaacaaagacAACAACAGTACCAAAAACAACAAAGACAACAACACTACCAACAACAAAGACAACAACACTGCCAACAACAATAAAGACAACAATGCTACTGCCAACAACAAAGACCAAaacacttctaaaaacaacaaagaaaacaaCCCTACCAACAACACTATTACTAACAAAAAAACCAACCAAAAGGAAAGAAGAAACTAAGCCTGTACCAACCAAACCACAAACTCAGGATCCACCAAGTAAAGGTAATAATtgaaaatatttgataaaattgGCTTTATCATGGGGGGGTCTTAAATTATTCTTTGATGGGGTGTGCTACCCGAGTTTCAAAAGTCTACCTTAAAGGCTGCTAAATTATGTTCTTATCAAGTTCACATATATTGGGGGGCAAGAAGTGGGAACATATAtgagatatttgatatttgaccttatttactcaTATATCAATGTGATTTTGAACCGGGGACCTTGTGCACAAGACACGGTGCGCTAACCGACTGCGCCACAGAATCTTCCAtatcaaaatacaaaaatttaaaagTTATATACGTGCGGGAGTCTCTTCaacagttagtgtggttcgctctttCCTCACAAACAATGTTTGTGTGAatgaatgacgcgaaaccaaactagctgttgaggagacttaTTAATTATTGTGATTTCTACAGGGCTTTCTACCCAGAAATCCAAAGCGGTATACGGtaccataattattattataagccTCCTTTTGCACGATTTCTCAGGAAATAtgtcgacttggagcgtcaaatttcaggatgataatgagaaaaatattatctattgtgtgataccaaaaacttatgaacaatgaaataaatcggggggatgatgttgtcgatggggtcacggacctttaaaaaGTCGAAAAATGTCTGTTATCATAGACTACATTAGTTTGTACATTAAAAACAACCTGTAACATGGTGCATTTCCCTCCACAGGTTGATCATATTAGGGTACACAATTGTTGGTATATAATTAAACAGATGTGCAGATGTCAGCTCATCACTGCCTTTGCAGAATTAAAAGATGGCCGCATTAGCCAAGACAGTGTAATGGTGAATAATAGaacaattttaaaagtttatTGCTGACCCTTGCTAAtgataatttacataattatgtttccACTATTCTTACAGCTGAAACAGACAATTGGAATAAGTTAAAGCATCTAGGAATGAGTGTAAGTATTGAAAATGCAGGCAGGGAGATAACATATAGTCTTTGTTTGAGAGGGATAACCACCACAGTAATAGACAAAATCATGCCCACCTCAGTCCACCCTATAGTTTGATAAGCTTGTATattggccttataacatcgcggatcaatatcaatatataatATTTCAAGAACTCTCTTGTGACACCTcgtcagaagcatcacaaattatcaattcaagttatatactttgtctactttctttaacatgcaaaatatagaccagacaggacAACTATATCACTCCTAACGTGGGCCTACTTTTCAGCgaagtgataaaagcctaacaattctcgctgattacgagctgatcaaactatatataaCCAATATTGTAACAGCTCCGTAAAATTaagatttatttttttcttcttcacaaatgttatttttttctgacagatatgtccccttttcatTTTGtgccgaacaaatgaggtaaaacaaagaaactcGCTATTTAATTCTATCGCCATGTGTATCAGTTACTTGGTTGTCACTGCAGGTTGATTAGCTTGATGtggaatatttaaaaaatcacattCCCCCCTTGATAGGGGGAGAGGGATGGAGAGAGAAGGGAAGAGGATATATGCAGGCTTCAAAATAGAAGTCAAGTAAACTTCTCGGGGAACAGCCCCCTGAGACACCCCCTGCATTGGTTGCACCATGGCTTCGAAACTACACATTTGCTAATCAATATACATTTGTAGTCTGGCCACAGAAATAAATTGCAATTAAAAGGCAACTGATACCAGTCACAGCAAACATGAAATGTCTTGAAAAAAATGACAATGCAATAAGAAGGAaggtttatttataattattataggtaGTGGCAGCGCTACAGGGGCAAGGGAGCATTCCCCATATTTTTTCTtaccccagtttgccccccactTATGAGGCAAACctccccaaattacgtaaatttcctctttttgcaacaattttgcacaaaatatgtTGATtctgcccccctgaaattcacttcccccctaattcccccctccccaaaaaaatCTTGGTGCTGCCAATGATTATAGGTGAGGTTACCTTGCATCACCCTGGCCGTTACCACATATTTCTCGCTCCACATTACCTTGTTAACCTTTTGTCAGTAGAAAACACACTGTAACAGATGATAATAAGATAACATTGTTTGTTTTAAAACAGGAAAGAGTTGCTTATAAATGCTTGTTTTGACTATTTGTAACTCTATTTCACATTATTTCCAATTCTAATTCAGAATGGCTTTGCATCAAAAGTGCTATTTCCTGTTGCCTTAGGTATCTTAGGAGCTGTGCTCATTGTTTGCATAGTAAAGGGGGTGCGATCATTTAGCAAGAAGAATAGAAACAGAAGCAGAAGAAATCAGGTAATACAAATTAAAGAAATTGAATAAGCAAGTGAGATTAgacaaaatatgaatcaaattctagACTCGGCAATGATTTTTCAGTTGCGACCCATTCGCTGGGTCTTCATCAGaattgactgatggtttggtcacatAATGGTAATCGCCGACAAAGTTGTTTCATGGTGGGGTCCCAGGTGTGCGACAGCAGGAAACAGAGACCTCCCTTCTTGTCTCTGCACAATCTGATGAAGACCCGGCGTACAGGTCTCAACGTTACTGAAAAATCATTGGTTCATAGTTTGTCTATTCTCTACTACAGGATGACTCAAAATATTGATAATCTTGTAAGCAAGTGAGATGGTACATGCCTTTGATAGGTGTGTTtataaaaatctgtaaaaatcatttcTAGCTTGTTTTACAGGGATTCGTAGAATGAGGAACTATGTGGGTAACCATTATAAACAAGGTTAGAAACAGTAAAGTGTGGGAAAAGGGTGGTCTACAGCCCAGGGGGAGGGGTTACTAAAGTTTGGTTTGTATATGGGTGTGCTGTTGAGAATTTGAAACTTGACCCATCCATCACCAATTTAACAAGAAATTTTGGATCCATGGCTATAGCAAAAGTCAAATTTTCCTAaaacttttgaacattttggctGCAGGTAAGCAAAATTAGGCTATATTTTGGGAACAATTGGGaacactttgaaaaaaaattaccaatCTATATACCAAAATCGGCCTAGAAAAGGGGCCATTGGTGTACCAAATGACCAAAAATGTGACCCATGTATGTCGCACATCCTTGTATGTTAATTTTGTACTGAGCACCCTCTTGGGGTCCATAGCaaacatattgggctattccattacaatccacactacccatgtggaagactttggaaatatctgccacagagggagtttgaatttcaaatggaatgagcacattatgcagctccatttgaattccatacgccctctgagaaagattcaaccttgatcttccacaaagggaggatgagtttcaaattaatgtgttaattccatttgaaattcacactcccactgtggaagatatttccaaaatctgccacagggggagtgtggattttaaatggaatagcccatttgcaagTTCCTTCAAGGGTGGAAACATGAAAATATCCTAATTTGTTGACTCAATTTCTTAAAAAACTCAACCAGGTGTCTATACTTACTGTCAACCCTGTTTCCTGTTTTATAGATGGATGATCTTACTAGTATGGATCAAGTACTATTATTGGGAGATTCTTCAGAAGATGAATTCTAACAACACCAGTTATCGTTGCTGTTGAAACCTTGCAACtctcaaatttttggaaaaagactttttgtattcatttgttgTTACAGTCATTATGCAAATTGTATTAATGTTTTATTtggatcagccaatcagaaagcaggaaagttttactacatgtattacaAAACCTGGTATGTTTTTAATGAGGTTTTGAAACTACACACAGGGTTCTCgcagtccttgaatttgaaaacgctttttcaaggccttgaaagtcctggaaatttggaattttacctaaagtataattttgacaaatattggggagtggagaggagctgtcactttctttaatatgtgccgcatggagagccagatcatgatttttgtgttgtggtaagtccttgaaaatcatgcttttggtcCTTGAAAGttcttgaaaagtccttgaattttaaaggcttcaagttGCAGGAACCCTGTTAACACATTTCATACATTGACCATGTGCCATGTGCACAGCCACGTGTGCATCATGATTTGATGAAATGAATGTAGTTATGGTTAAGTATTATCAATTTCTTTATCATTGTAACTATACTATAAATTCATAGTTTCTGTCAAGACTTTGTAACTCCAAATTATTTTGGAAATTAATTATTGTATTCATTCCTCCTGCAAAATTTTGGGGTTATGTGGTTTTGACAGAAGAGTGATGTTATGTGATGCATATTACACAGTACTGCTGATATGTTCTGAAATACATTGCAGCATGAGATGATGATTTTCAACTGATTTTGTTGAATCTTTGATACAATATGTATGGATATGTTGTCCATATGATAAGATAtgcacagggtgtcccagaatgatctgtaccagGCAAATTGTTTTAGCTATGAATATCATTGCTAATGGTCATATTGTGTGTAGATAGAACTTCTACATACATAAATAGATTTTAAACATTGGTTGTTTCTGATAGAAATTAAAggatattttgtaaaaatggcT from Amphiura filiformis chromosome 5, Afil_fr2py, whole genome shotgun sequence includes these protein-coding regions:
- the LOC140153385 gene encoding uncharacterized protein, encoding MLTMERTWITVILLCFCLDLYLAVPAKTKPPMPKTPALLKGEATSPNTPTNKKVTEPVERTPSKPPDLVTGLPTEPPPNLISVPTTAINRTTANYTSPSVNSSAPNDTQSVTTQLAPVPTNNTRTSAAVVPVENGAILTTAAPGTQPLAPEQPQSEQPPPSPALSTAPAQIPTTLVPEHSTLPTVATTTTTTKTTTLPTTTKTTTVPTTTKTTTLPTTTKTTTLPTTTKTTTLPTTPKTTTLPTSTKTTTLPTTTKTTTVPKTTKTTTLPTTKTTTLPTTIKTTMLLPTTKTKTLLKTTKKTTLPTTLLLTKKPTKRKEETKPVPTKPQTQDPPSKAETDNWNKLKHLGMSNGFASKVLFPVALGILGAVLIVCIVKGVRSFSKKNRNRSRRNQMDDLTSMDQVLLLGDSSEDEF